A window from uncultured Desulfobacter sp. encodes these proteins:
- a CDS encoding molybdopterin-dependent oxidoreductase, which produces MLSFPDSKQVFEALNALELYVVMEYYMTPSAALADYVFPASSTVEQPEL; this is translated from the coding sequence TTGCTCTCTTTTCCCGACTCAAAACAGGTATTTGAGGCGCTCAACGCCCTTGAGCTGTATGTGGTCATGGAGTACTACATGACCCCGTCCGCCGCCTTGGCTGACTACGTATTCCCGGCCTCGTCCACGGTGGAGCAGCCGGAACTGTGA
- a CDS encoding prepilin-type N-terminal cleavage/methylation domain-containing protein, translating to MKTAYDARRKWQAGFTLIEVIVAMAIIATVMTALFRMQSGTIALAGADDFQTTARYLAAKALAAIELSINDPELHGEFDQAFEGYSWQCDVTDVSASLSDVMPDLSEDAGTLKKIDLTVTRAQGERSYHVETFRFVPAG from the coding sequence ATGAAGACTGCATATGATGCTCGCCGGAAGTGGCAGGCCGGCTTTACCCTGATTGAGGTGATCGTGGCCATGGCCATTATTGCAACGGTCATGACGGCATTGTTTCGAATGCAGTCCGGGACCATTGCGCTTGCCGGAGCCGATGATTTCCAGACAACAGCCAGGTATCTTGCCGCCAAGGCCCTTGCCGCAATAGAGCTTTCCATAAATGATCCGGAACTGCACGGCGAATTTGACCAGGCGTTTGAAGGATATTCCTGGCAGTGTGATGTCACGGATGTGAGCGCCAGTCTGTCTGACGTCATGCCGGATTTAAGCGAAGATGCCGGGACATTGAAAAAAATTGACCTAACAGTAACACGGGCGCAGGGGGAACGGTCCTACCATGTTGAAACATTCAGGTTTGTCCCTGCCGGTTAA
- a CDS encoding type II secretion system protein GspJ → MLKHSGLSLPVNLPDDDGFTLMEVMLALVIFSFVMVMLFSSFNAFISTGQAISNGVDYNERARDGFRRILDDLTEIYVPESRIASVQNSADDQKGDVFQMTGSEKSVGGQTFSLLEFTSISGIQTGRSRPSGVVRVTYYVRKNNQELFDLCRAERPIGSDRETDSCSDPVLVENITGFTIEFVDAKGNEHQEWDADTDSGGASIPSALNIGLILNGGNKEKVFETAVVLPLQRPSDD, encoded by the coding sequence ATGTTGAAACATTCAGGTTTGTCCCTGCCGGTTAACCTCCCAGACGACGACGGATTCACCTTGATGGAAGTGATGCTGGCCCTTGTTATTTTTTCATTTGTTATGGTCATGTTGTTTTCATCTTTTAATGCGTTTATCTCCACAGGGCAGGCCATTTCAAACGGTGTTGACTATAATGAACGGGCCAGGGACGGATTCAGACGCATTCTGGACGACCTCACCGAAATATATGTGCCCGAATCCAGGATCGCCAGTGTACAGAACAGTGCTGATGATCAAAAGGGCGATGTGTTTCAAATGACCGGCAGTGAGAAAAGTGTCGGTGGACAGACCTTTTCCTTACTTGAATTTACAAGCATTTCAGGAATTCAGACGGGCCGGAGCAGACCCTCCGGTGTGGTTCGCGTAACCTATTACGTTCGAAAAAATAATCAGGAATTGTTTGACCTTTGCCGGGCTGAGCGGCCCATTGGCAGCGACAGGGAGACGGATTCGTGCTCAGATCCGGTGCTTGTCGAAAATATTACCGGGTTTACCATTGAGTTTGTTGATGCAAAGGGCAATGAACACCAGGAATGGGATGCGGATACGGACAGTGGCGGGGCCTCCATACCTAGTGCATTGAATATCGGGCTGATCCTGAACGGTGGAAATAAAGAAAAAGTATTTGAAACTGCCGTGGTTTTACCGTTGCAAAGGCCTTCTGATGATTAG
- the gspD gene encoding type II secretion system secretin GspD, which produces MLQGCRNALNVKHICLIFVVLLLVGICPVQAAQNPDASEFVSMDFNDVDIGVFIKFISKLTHKNFVVDTKVRGKVTIISPEKISVDEAYKVFESVLDIYGFATVDTGSVVKIIPAVDARGDNVDTRMAKIAEQTSDKLVTRIIPLTYASSDELKSLLSPMLAKGSLLLSHADSNMLIATATLASIDRLLKLIKTIDVEGVGRKITILPIKYADAEKMVTNLTKIYSAKTKKTSRGKKGSNDLSVEMVADERTNSIILLASEQESVQITALVDALDKEVPKGEEKIRVYYLEHATAEDLAAVLQEIPEKSSGNDSKKTGQKKAPVLSDDIKITADKATNSLIIIADKDDYPVLEEVIKKLDVPRSMVYIECLLMEMNADKSLSLGMEWRAKGNVHSNSTGFGRFSSSSTSVDLPSLAESTLGSGFSMGVFGGSIEAIIEASQDDSDVKILSTPQLLTTENEEATITIGKNVPYQTRGGTEDTSTTTYNTYEYKDVGITLKLTPSISQDRLVRLDFYEEVTKLDSANSTSSTDRPTTLKRELETTIIVEDGNTVVIGGLIDESLSKDVNQVPCLGDIPLLGNAFKNQSSGSDRTNLFIFLTPRVVKSTLEAKKIYQEKKDSMDKLHKQEIKLYDENAPVKSMLLN; this is translated from the coding sequence ATGTTGCAGGGCTGTCGCAACGCATTGAATGTAAAACATATCTGCCTAATTTTCGTGGTGTTGCTCCTGGTTGGGATTTGTCCGGTGCAGGCGGCACAGAACCCGGATGCTTCGGAGTTTGTGTCCATGGATTTCAATGATGTTGACATTGGTGTGTTCATCAAATTTATCAGTAAACTGACCCATAAAAATTTTGTGGTGGACACCAAGGTCAGGGGAAAGGTTACCATTATTTCACCTGAAAAAATATCTGTGGATGAGGCGTACAAGGTATTTGAATCTGTGCTGGATATTTACGGGTTCGCCACGGTTGACACCGGAAGCGTAGTTAAGATTATTCCTGCTGTGGATGCCAGGGGTGACAATGTGGATACCCGTATGGCAAAAATTGCAGAGCAGACATCCGACAAGCTGGTTACCCGGATTATCCCCTTGACTTACGCAAGCTCCGATGAACTTAAATCCCTTTTGTCCCCCATGCTTGCCAAGGGCAGTCTTCTTTTATCCCATGCCGACTCAAATATGCTCATCGCCACCGCAACCCTTGCCAGCATTGACCGGCTGCTCAAGTTGATCAAAACCATTGATGTGGAAGGGGTGGGGCGCAAAATTACCATTTTGCCCATCAAATATGCAGATGCCGAAAAGATGGTCACCAATCTGACCAAGATCTATTCCGCAAAAACCAAAAAAACTTCAAGAGGTAAAAAAGGCAGCAATGATCTGTCTGTGGAGATGGTGGCCGATGAACGGACCAATTCCATTATTCTTTTGGCCAGTGAGCAGGAAAGCGTTCAGATTACGGCGCTTGTGGACGCATTAGATAAAGAGGTCCCCAAAGGGGAGGAAAAGATCAGGGTCTATTATCTCGAGCATGCCACGGCCGAGGACCTGGCTGCCGTGCTCCAGGAGATTCCTGAAAAGAGCAGCGGCAATGATTCAAAAAAGACCGGCCAGAAAAAAGCCCCGGTTTTGTCCGACGATATAAAAATCACAGCGGACAAGGCCACCAATTCCCTGATTATTATTGCGGATAAAGATGATTATCCGGTGCTGGAAGAGGTTATTAAAAAACTGGATGTGCCCAGATCCATGGTCTACATTGAGTGTCTTCTCATGGAGATGAACGCGGATAAGTCCCTTTCTCTGGGTATGGAATGGCGGGCTAAAGGAAATGTTCACAGCAATAGTACTGGGTTTGGCCGATTCAGCTCCTCTTCGACTTCTGTGGATTTGCCTTCCTTGGCGGAATCAACTCTGGGCAGCGGTTTTTCCATGGGGGTTTTCGGGGGAAGCATTGAGGCCATTATTGAGGCATCCCAGGACGATTCAGATGTGAAAATTTTGTCCACACCCCAGCTTTTGACCACGGAAAATGAGGAAGCCACCATCACCATTGGTAAAAATGTGCCTTACCAGACCCGGGGGGGGACCGAAGACACTTCTACCACCACCTACAATACATACGAGTACAAAGATGTGGGCATTACACTCAAGCTCACCCCTTCCATCAGCCAGGACCGATTGGTCAGGTTGGATTTTTATGAGGAAGTTACCAAGCTGGACAGCGCAAACAGTACAAGCTCTACGGATCGGCCCACCACCTTGAAACGGGAACTTGAGACGACCATTATTGTGGAAGACGGAAATACTGTGGTGATTGGCGGGTTGATTGACGAGAGCCTGAGCAAGGATGTAAACCAGGTGCCGTGTTTGGGTGATATACCGCTTTTGGGCAATGCATTCAAAAACCAGTCTTCGGGCAGTGACAGAACCAATCTTTTTATTTTTCTGACCCCCAGGGTAGTGAAAAGTACCCTGGAGGCAAAAAAGATTTACCAGGAAAAAAAGGATTCGATGGACAAACTTCATAAACAGGAAATCAAGTTATATGATGAAAATGCGCCTGTAAAAAGTATGCTTTTGAATTGA
- the gspG gene encoding type II secretion system major pseudopilin GspG, which yields MKMFERVCKKVFRQIGNQAGFSFIELMVVVIILGILAGAIVPRYMDKADKAKVVKAQVDIAAIETSLKMYKLDNGFYPTTEQGLLALIEKPTTDPVPRNWNENGYFEKTRVPKDPWGNEYVYLCPGVHGTFDLMSYGADFESGGEGINADVTNWDEQE from the coding sequence ATGAAAATGTTTGAACGGGTGTGCAAAAAAGTATTCAGGCAGATCGGAAACCAGGCCGGGTTTTCCTTTATTGAGTTGATGGTGGTGGTTATCATCCTGGGGATTCTGGCCGGTGCCATTGTACCAAGGTATATGGATAAGGCGGACAAGGCAAAAGTCGTTAAAGCCCAGGTGGATATTGCCGCCATTGAAACCAGCCTTAAAATGTACAAACTGGACAATGGGTTTTATCCCACCACGGAACAAGGACTTTTGGCTCTGATCGAAAAACCGACCACTGATCCTGTTCCCCGCAACTGGAATGAAAACGGGTATTTTGAAAAGACCCGGGTACCCAAAGATCCTTGGGGTAACGAGTATGTCTACCTGTGCCCCGGTGTACACGGAACCTTTGACCTGATGTCATATGGTGCCGATTTTGAATCAGGCGGGGAAGGAATCAATGCGGACGTCACCAACTGGGATGAGCAGGAATAA
- a CDS encoding PilN domain-containing protein has protein sequence MADPILIICENCVGIDAWLVDGRGKSQSVQNLARVVYEDLETVGEDQTPFDAGLAVVVQAIDPAIQKDNTVPVMLLLPADRFYFRSINLPFTSRSKIRQVLPLELNTQFPKELGSVVTDFFRYELNTQQPTSLVFSGSIEEDLLKSYHESLRTAGLKPVAIVPKAMAMIASFLKQNKETKNFVFLDLDGCHPTLVLVAQGEVVQVRTLAENQASLLPEQAIRQMVLGFWQRFGVTDPFDVYVCGDFDASIRTQMEKPLADIASFQSDFTGQDSSETQLSESMTESCFVGVSELLAFMSPDLGMLNMCQGEYRSDSFVRTYAGYIASCCALVLLSFVLFMVNIHMDISRLENQVELKNQAMAAIYQKTFPNKRMGNIDPLLLMQASVGELARGGAANNDAQDIDSVPAGSILVELSRCIPANVAVQVDRLMLDRTRMIVSGSADNYNTIDQVKGFIEKSPFFKKVDIGSAVAGKGGNLVDFKFIIEI, from the coding sequence ATGGCAGACCCCATTTTGATCATTTGTGAAAATTGCGTGGGGATTGATGCCTGGCTGGTGGATGGGCGGGGCAAGTCTCAATCTGTTCAAAACCTGGCCCGTGTTGTTTATGAAGATCTGGAAACGGTCGGGGAAGATCAGACCCCGTTTGATGCTGGGCTCGCCGTTGTTGTCCAGGCCATTGACCCGGCCATTCAAAAGGACAATACCGTTCCGGTGATGCTGCTTTTGCCGGCTGACCGGTTTTATTTTCGAAGTATCAATCTGCCCTTTACATCCCGGTCAAAAATCCGGCAGGTTCTGCCCCTGGAGCTTAACACACAGTTTCCAAAGGAACTGGGCTCCGTGGTGACTGATTTTTTTCGGTATGAACTGAACACGCAGCAGCCGACCTCTTTGGTCTTTTCCGGATCCATTGAAGAAGATCTCCTTAAATCTTACCATGAAAGCCTTAGGACAGCTGGTCTTAAACCGGTGGCCATTGTCCCCAAAGCCATGGCCATGATCGCCTCGTTTCTTAAACAGAACAAAGAAACGAAAAATTTTGTTTTCCTGGACCTGGATGGATGTCACCCGACTCTGGTGCTGGTGGCCCAGGGCGAGGTTGTACAGGTTCGCACCTTGGCCGAAAATCAAGCTTCTTTACTGCCGGAGCAAGCCATCAGGCAAATGGTGTTAGGGTTCTGGCAGCGTTTTGGTGTCACCGATCCCTTTGATGTTTACGTTTGCGGGGATTTTGACGCATCCATCCGAACACAGATGGAAAAGCCCCTTGCAGATATTGCCTCGTTCCAGTCCGATTTTACCGGTCAGGATTCCAGCGAAACGCAATTGTCGGAATCCATGACAGAATCCTGCTTTGTGGGTGTATCCGAACTTCTTGCTTTTATGTCCCCGGACCTTGGCATGCTGAACATGTGCCAGGGAGAATACCGCTCTGATTCATTTGTCCGGACCTACGCAGGATATATCGCAAGTTGCTGTGCCCTGGTGCTGCTCTCTTTTGTTCTTTTCATGGTCAATATCCATATGGATATTTCACGGCTTGAAAACCAGGTGGAGCTGAAAAACCAGGCCATGGCAGCCATTTATCAAAAGACATTCCCAAACAAGCGGATGGGAAACATTGATCCGTTGCTGCTCATGCAGGCCAGTGTCGGTGAGTTGGCACGGGGGGGAGCGGCAAATAACGATGCCCAGGATATAGACAGTGTGCCGGCGGGCAGTATCCTGGTTGAGCTTTCCCGCTGTATCCCTGCCAATGTGGCGGTTCAGGTGGACCGGCTCATGCTGGATCGGACCCGGATGATTGTGTCCGGTTCTGCGGATAATTATAATACCATTGATCAGGTAAAAGGCTTTATTGAAAAATCGCCTTTTTTTAAAAAGGTGGATATCGGCAGTGCGGTGGCAGGAAAGGGCGGCAATCTGGTGGACTTCAAATTCATTATTGAGATCTGA
- a CDS encoding molybdopterin dinucleotide binding domain-containing protein translates to MYDHCLAPIGKTFKEFCEQYGIFGEREFRRYKRYGFGTPSGKVEPKSSIFEDLNLLPVPVYHEPLLSPVGSPDLAEKYPLNMITGSRFMPMYHTEHRQIGKARKKHPDPLVTIHPSTASALGLAEGDWAVISSPMGKIRQRVHISDAIREDMADVEHGWWFLETEEKLPTLFKIFESSPNVLCPDDPELCSPETGSWPHSAFLCRIEKDV, encoded by the coding sequence GTGTATGATCATTGCCTTGCCCCCATTGGGAAGACATTCAAAGAGTTCTGCGAACAATACGGCATTTTTGGGGAGCGGGAGTTCCGCCGGTATAAACGCTACGGATTTGGGACACCTTCGGGCAAAGTGGAGCCTAAATCTTCAATCTTTGAAGATCTCAACCTGCTGCCTGTCCCGGTGTACCATGAACCGCTTTTAAGTCCCGTGGGCAGCCCTGACCTGGCCGAAAAATATCCTTTGAACATGATTACGGGCAGCCGGTTCATGCCCATGTACCACACGGAACACAGGCAGATCGGAAAGGCCCGCAAAAAACATCCGGATCCCCTGGTCACCATTCATCCGTCCACGGCATCCGCATTAGGCCTTGCAGAAGGAGACTGGGCGGTCATATCCAGCCCCATGGGAAAAATACGCCAGCGGGTCCACATTTCGGATGCCATCCGGGAGGACATGGCGGATGTGGAGCATGGATGGTGGTTTCTGGAAACCGAAGAGAAACTGCCCACCCTTTTTAAGATATTTGAATCCAGTCCCAATGTACTGTGCCCGGATGATCCCGAACTGTGCAGTCCTGAAACCGGAAGCTGGCCCCACTCCGCATTTCTGTGCCGGATTGAAAAGGATGTGTAA
- a CDS encoding general secretion pathway protein GspK: MISIFKDQKGVALIATIAVVAILCVVALEAGRLAKQAASGTIAENDMFAAREMAMSGIHLAMMMLAVDAADNDIDSIQEAWADPEKIASAVTAMGLNPADVSLKICDEMGKLQLNALLKQFPGNEPNDAQVMVLERFLTLATPEDKPEDAGSAVEIINALKDWLDSKDDDSITGLTGAESNYYESLDVPYACANGPFLHVSELFLVKGVVDAILSPSYISQGLDESVQVSARDMFTVYGLSDDQDSEENRFSFSGKVNINTAPVAVLAALLPEGRDVNAQDLADYRSDKANLGQEYSHTLESGWFEDVIALSDDEKKAFENMITYSSNVFSADCTARKNGRQVTLHAVIKREKQDLTGKWSCRILQMERG; encoded by the coding sequence ATGATTAGCATTTTCAAAGATCAAAAGGGTGTGGCGCTGATTGCCACCATTGCCGTGGTTGCCATTCTCTGCGTGGTGGCGCTGGAGGCAGGACGCCTTGCAAAGCAGGCGGCTTCGGGAACAATTGCCGAAAATGATATGTTTGCAGCCCGGGAAATGGCCATGTCCGGCATCCATCTGGCCATGATGATGCTGGCCGTTGACGCGGCTGACAACGATATTGATTCCATCCAGGAAGCATGGGCGGATCCGGAAAAAATCGCCTCGGCGGTGACCGCCATGGGCCTGAATCCGGCGGATGTATCCTTAAAGATTTGTGATGAAATGGGAAAATTACAATTGAATGCATTGCTCAAACAATTTCCCGGCAACGAACCCAATGATGCCCAGGTGATGGTCCTGGAACGGTTCTTAACTTTGGCCACGCCCGAAGACAAACCCGAAGATGCCGGCAGCGCTGTTGAAATCATCAATGCGCTTAAGGATTGGCTTGATTCAAAGGATGATGATTCCATAACCGGGTTGACAGGCGCCGAGTCAAACTATTACGAATCTTTGGATGTGCCGTACGCCTGCGCCAACGGCCCTTTTTTGCATGTTAGCGAATTATTTCTTGTTAAAGGGGTTGTTGACGCCATCTTATCTCCGTCATATATCAGTCAGGGACTGGATGAGTCTGTCCAGGTGAGCGCAAGGGATATGTTTACCGTATACGGCCTTTCAGATGACCAGGATTCAGAAGAGAACCGGTTTTCATTTTCGGGCAAAGTAAACATCAATACCGCCCCTGTGGCGGTGCTTGCGGCGCTGTTGCCCGAAGGGCGGGATGTAAATGCCCAGGACCTTGCCGATTATAGGTCTGACAAGGCAAACTTGGGTCAGGAATATTCCCATACCCTTGAATCCGGCTGGTTTGAGGATGTTATTGCATTAAGCGATGATGAAAAAAAAGCATTTGAAAATATGATTACCTATTCGAGCAATGTGTTCTCAGCAGATTGTACCGCCCGAAAAAATGGCCGGCAGGTGACCTTGCACGCGGTGATTAAACGCGAAAAACAGGATCTGACAGGTAAATGGTCTTGCCGGATTCTTCAAATGGAAAGAGGATAG
- the gspE gene encoding type II secretion system ATPase GspE, with protein MEKLIQQFIDQLATVVSLDYEQREKITAACAKDPARMAEMACDTKLVSESQALKALGKIYGIEFLDDIAFVNPDLSVAEKITRKFLKKNLIVPLKPENKNPVIVLNDPSDLSYVDEVAMYAGFGAYTLALATRAQILSGINMIFDQDGQNVQDLMDDMEDEEFLHIEDIEQTADLLDDTSDAPVIRLVNQMISQSVKAGASDIHIEPFQDELVVRYRIDGILYPMMTPPKMFQSSLISRVKVMAKMNIAEKRIPQDGRAQVRLGNQEIDMRISTVPTNFGERLVIRLLNKSGYFMQVSEFGLSPDNERFLHDIFRQNHGIVLVTGPTGSGKTTTLYAGLSEINTPDRSIITVEDPVEYNLKGVGQIQVNQKTGLTFARGLRSIVRQDPDVILIGEIRDIETAEIAIQSALTGHLVFSTLHTNDAPGAVTRLVDLGVEPYLITSSVNHVIAQRLVRVLCPHCREPFTLSQADLSSFKSTNGLAPGQEVFKPKGCAKCFNTGYWGRQAIMEILPLDEELKSLILETSDANLIKAAAIKKGMKTLRADGLTKVARGITSLREVLRVTQE; from the coding sequence ATGGAAAAATTAATCCAGCAGTTTATAGACCAGCTTGCAACCGTTGTTTCCCTGGACTATGAACAAAGAGAAAAAATCACGGCAGCCTGTGCCAAGGATCCGGCACGGATGGCGGAAATGGCCTGTGACACCAAACTTGTGTCTGAATCCCAGGCCTTGAAAGCGTTGGGGAAAATCTACGGTATTGAATTTCTGGATGATATCGCTTTTGTAAATCCGGATCTGTCCGTCGCCGAAAAAATTACCCGTAAGTTTTTAAAAAAGAATCTTATTGTTCCGCTCAAGCCTGAAAACAAAAATCCTGTTATTGTTTTGAATGATCCGTCGGATTTGAGCTATGTGGATGAGGTGGCCATGTATGCAGGTTTCGGGGCGTACACCCTGGCGCTGGCCACAAGAGCCCAGATCCTGAGTGGCATCAACATGATTTTTGATCAGGACGGACAGAATGTCCAGGACCTGATGGACGACATGGAAGATGAAGAATTTCTTCATATTGAAGACATTGAGCAGACTGCAGATCTTCTGGACGACACCAGTGATGCCCCGGTCATCCGCCTGGTCAACCAGATGATCTCCCAATCGGTGAAGGCCGGGGCCAGTGATATTCACATTGAACCCTTCCAGGATGAACTGGTTGTCCGGTACCGCATTGACGGGATTTTGTATCCCATGATGACCCCGCCCAAAATGTTCCAGTCCAGTCTGATTTCCAGGGTAAAGGTCATGGCCAAGATGAATATTGCCGAAAAGCGTATTCCCCAGGATGGCCGGGCCCAGGTCAGACTGGGCAACCAGGAAATCGACATGCGTATTTCAACCGTTCCTACCAATTTTGGTGAGCGCCTGGTTATCCGGTTGTTGAACAAATCCGGATATTTTATGCAGGTTTCAGAATTCGGCCTCTCCCCGGACAATGAACGGTTCCTGCATGATATTTTCCGGCAGAATCACGGCATTGTCCTGGTCACGGGCCCCACGGGCAGCGGCAAGACCACCACCTTGTATGCAGGCCTGTCTGAGATCAATACCCCGGACCGGTCCATTATCACGGTTGAGGACCCCGTGGAGTATAATTTGAAAGGGGTGGGACAGATCCAGGTCAACCAGAAAACAGGTTTGACGTTTGCCCGGGGACTTCGATCCATCGTTCGCCAGGACCCGGATGTCATTCTCATTGGTGAGATCCGCGACATTGAAACCGCAGAGATTGCGATTCAGTCGGCTTTGACCGGGCATCTTGTGTTTTCCACCCTTCACACCAATGATGCCCCAGGTGCGGTGACCCGTTTGGTGGATTTAGGCGTGGAGCCCTATCTGATCACTTCTTCCGTGAATCATGTGATTGCCCAGCGTCTGGTGCGGGTACTTTGCCCCCATTGCCGGGAGCCGTTTACCCTTTCCCAGGCCGATTTAAGCAGTTTTAAAAGCACAAACGGGCTTGCCCCCGGGCAGGAGGTCTTCAAACCCAAAGGCTGTGCAAAATGTTTTAACACGGGGTATTGGGGACGCCAGGCTATTATGGAAATTCTGCCTCTGGATGAGGAATTAAAATCGCTTATCCTGGAGACTTCGGATGCCAACCTGATCAAGGCGGCTGCAATTAAAAAGGGAATGAAAACCCTTCGGGCCGACGGCCTGACCAAGGTGGCCCGGGGCATCACGTCCCTTCGTGAAGTGCTGCGCGTCACCCAGGAATAG
- a CDS encoding M48 family metalloprotease: protein MEPIKNTEMTRRNFLQGCAATAVTLAGTGLFQGCAIDPVTGKQQLMLMSRDQEISIDRQQSPFQFSSDYGVTQDEGLNQYVSQVGRGMLPRVHRPDMPYNFQVVNATYINAYAFPGGSIAITRGILLGLDNEAELASLIGHELGHVNARHTAEQQSKGQISSILVAGLSVAAETQGAGLGDWAQKLGGLSQGLFLSKYSRDNEREADALGHQYMAQSGYNSRGFTGLMEMLNALNTSKPSTTQMLFATHPMSRERLDAARDRDNGIYRDTHALSLYRDRYMDHTAALRAIKPMIVKLQEADKFLAKEQYDQAETALMSALRIKDDDYTAQVMTARCMLIQKKNKNAASHARLAKQLYPQENQGHFISGIANLTLKKAMQAHEDFSACSRVLPGNPMITFYQGYALDMAGRREPAAREYAAYLKAVNYASNKYSQYAYKRLKEWNY from the coding sequence ATGGAACCAATTAAAAACACCGAAATGACCCGGCGAAACTTTTTGCAGGGCTGTGCAGCAACGGCCGTTACCCTGGCTGGGACGGGCCTTTTCCAGGGCTGCGCCATTGATCCGGTCACCGGGAAACAGCAGTTGATGCTCATGAGCCGGGACCAGGAAATATCCATCGATCGGCAGCAGTCGCCCTTTCAATTTTCCTCGGACTACGGTGTAACCCAGGATGAGGGTCTGAACCAATACGTTTCCCAGGTGGGCAGGGGCATGCTGCCCCGGGTGCATCGCCCGGACATGCCCTATAATTTCCAGGTGGTCAATGCCACTTATATCAATGCCTATGCCTTCCCGGGCGGCTCCATTGCCATCACCCGGGGCATCTTACTGGGCCTTGATAATGAGGCGGAACTGGCCTCACTGATCGGACACGAACTGGGGCATGTGAATGCACGGCATACGGCCGAACAGCAATCCAAAGGTCAGATCTCATCCATTCTGGTGGCAGGCCTTTCGGTGGCGGCAGAGACCCAGGGGGCGGGACTGGGCGACTGGGCCCAGAAACTTGGGGGCTTAAGCCAGGGGCTGTTTTTGTCCAAATACTCCAGGGACAATGAACGTGAGGCCGATGCCCTGGGACACCAGTACATGGCACAATCCGGATACAACTCCAGGGGCTTCACCGGCCTGATGGAGATGCTCAACGCGCTCAATACCTCAAAGCCAAGTACCACCCAGATGCTGTTTGCCACCCATCCCATGAGCCGGGAACGGCTGGACGCCGCAAGGGACAGGGACAATGGCATATACCGGGACACCCATGCCTTAAGCCTGTACCGAGACCGGTACATGGACCACACAGCAGCGTTAAGGGCCATAAAACCCATGATCGTCAAACTCCAGGAGGCTGATAAGTTTCTGGCCAAAGAGCAATACGACCAGGCTGAAACGGCTTTAATGTCGGCGCTCAGAATAAAAGACGATGATTATACGGCCCAGGTGATGACGGCCAGGTGTATGCTGATTCAAAAAAAGAATAAAAATGCAGCCTCCCATGCCCGTCTTGCCAAACAACTTTACCCACAGGAAAACCAGGGACATTTTATTTCAGGGATTGCCAATCTGACCCTAAAAAAGGCCATGCAGGCCCATGAGGATTTTAGTGCATGCAGCAGGGTACTGCCCGGAAATCCCATGATAACCTTTTATCAGGGATACGCCCTTGATATGGCGGGCAGAAGAGAGCCGGCCGCCCGGGAATATGCCGCATATCTCAAAGCGGTCAATTATGCCTCAAACAAGTACAGCCAGTATGCGTATAAGCGTCTTAAAGAGTGGAATTATTGA
- a CDS encoding prepilin-type N-terminal cleavage/methylation domain-containing protein: protein MGCHLGFTFVELMVVIGILTVALVFSVPLFRQIHLASDASDQVSGMILFFENLKIRAMAEHKNITLYLDSVAGKMYVTDDTMDDDARQVALNNGVALNGDLKLLNLEFPDDDNRAGDDKTICFFSKGYSDRALVHVREEGREMTIQICMFQKKVHLIDRYVSYEDCI, encoded by the coding sequence TTGGGATGTCATTTGGGCTTCACCTTTGTAGAACTGATGGTGGTGATCGGTATTTTAACCGTTGCACTGGTTTTTTCAGTTCCATTGTTCAGACAGATTCATTTGGCGTCTGATGCCTCTGATCAAGTTTCGGGCATGATCCTTTTTTTTGAAAATTTAAAAATTCGGGCCATGGCGGAACATAAAAATATTACCCTTTATCTGGATTCGGTGGCCGGGAAAATGTATGTGACAGACGACACAATGGATGATGATGCTCGGCAGGTTGCCCTGAATAACGGCGTCGCTCTGAACGGGGATCTGAAATTGCTGAATCTGGAATTCCCGGATGACGACAACCGGGCTGGTGATGATAAAACGATTTGTTTTTTCAGTAAAGGGTATTCGGATCGGGCACTGGTTCACGTCCGGGAAGAGGGTCGGGAGATGACCATTCAGATATGTATGTTCCAGAAGAAAGTTCACTTGATCGACCGATATGTCTCCTATGAAGACTGCATATGA